One part of the Paenibacillus silvisoli genome encodes these proteins:
- a CDS encoding CDP-alcohol phosphatidyltransferase family protein, with amino-acid sequence MNLPNLLTMLRFALIPVYVAVFASDSSNHMKWAFLIVVIAGLTDILDGYLARKYGQVTSVGAMLDPLADKTMMITVILSLLLTGHIPWSAGAAIFIRDAGMIVGSAFFHFRGKKTVPANWMGKLTTILYYLAILFIFFELPFAKTYLWGVIVFSFITSFIYIFLFVGLNKDEEEQAGTELPVQPAGKKRDRDLPH; translated from the coding sequence TTGAATCTGCCTAATTTGCTCACGATGCTTCGATTTGCGTTAATACCCGTTTACGTCGCCGTGTTTGCATCGGACTCTTCGAATCATATGAAGTGGGCATTTTTGATCGTCGTCATCGCAGGGTTAACAGATATTTTGGACGGTTATTTGGCCCGGAAGTACGGACAGGTGACTTCGGTGGGAGCAATGCTGGATCCGCTTGCGGATAAGACGATGATGATTACCGTCATCTTGTCGCTGCTCTTGACCGGACATATTCCATGGAGCGCGGGAGCCGCTATCTTTATCCGCGATGCGGGGATGATCGTCGGATCGGCTTTCTTTCATTTCCGGGGGAAAAAGACGGTTCCTGCAAATTGGATGGGGAAATTAACGACGATTTTGTATTACTTGGCGATTCTGTTTATTTTCTTCGAGCTGCCGTTTGCGAAAACGTATTTATGGGGCGTCATCGTGTTTTCCTTCATTACATCCTTCATTTATATCTTCCTGTTCGTCGGTTTGAACAAAGACGAGGAGGAGCAGGCCGGGACGGAACTGCCTGTCCAGCCTGCCGGCAAGAAGCGGGATCGCGATCTTCCGCATTAA